The window GGGGTTTCCCCAGAGACCACCTCCAATACGTCCCAGTGCACCTTTAGACAAGATTATGGTCGCATCGCTTACCGGGGCTAGCGTGTAGCTTGCACGTTGAATGCGCTGAGCCATACCGTGCTCTCGTGTCGCTCCCGGTCATCTGGTCTTGGATTAGAACTGCGGAGCTGCACTGAGCAAGCAGGATCCTTGGCGACCACCACACCCGCTGGAAAGCATGGTTCTCTTCAATCTCGTTCTCAAGTCTGTCATCTTGGCCCTCGACCTTCGCAATACCTACGACGCGCTCGACGcggtcaagctcgatcaaATCGGACGCAGCGAACGCCAAGTGCTCGTGCGCAATGCCCAAGATGgcaccaagcagctgaCCACGCGGAAGCGCGTGGGCACCTCCAAGCGCAAGGCCGCAGTCAAGTCGGCACTCACCACTGTGCTAATCTGGAACCTGTTTCACAAGATGGAGCCGTTGTGTGATCGAACAATCGCCTGGTTCGTACCCTTCTACGACTCGTTCAAGACGCTCTTTCTGATCTGGATGCTGTTCACGAGAAGCTATGGCGCATCCATTCTTGTGTATCGTTTCTTGTCCCCGATGGTTCGTCCATACGAGCCCATCATTGACGCCATCTTTGGACTCACACTGACGCTGCTTACTTGGACTGCAGCGCGATTGACCCTCATCACCGGTCAATGCGCTTTAGTCGTTGATCGTATTGGAGCTGTGATCAGACAAGCTCCTCAGTCTGAACAGAAGCAGTCTGCATCAGATGGCCATAgcgaagctgctcaacgaaAGGTATCTACTTCATCGATAGTAGAGCAAGCAAGGAACAAGCCTCCCCCGCCTCCTTCACCAGCCTCGGTAAAGAATTCGCCGGCTTCTGTAGCATCATTCTTGGCAGAGACTGCCACACTGCCGCAGTCACGCGCCGGGACAACAAAAGCGCACCAGGAACCTACGAAGAAGGCATCTCAGAGCAACCTTGCAGCCACGCGTCGAGTGCTACAGGAGCTGCCCGTGCCAAGACATGCATTCGATCCAATCGTACCTCAGTCGAGTGTATCGGCAACAGCCTCGACTTCGAACGCAGGAGTTACGACGTCACAACTCAATCTAACCAATGCAAACACCCCCAGTATCAAAGCAGAGCCGGCAGAGCCAAGTCTTGCTCCTCACTACGAGCCTCTGGGCCCGCCTCCAACACCTCCCACAGGCCTTCACAACTATGCATTCATCCCAGGGCTCACACCGCAGCGGTCTGGACCAGCATCGTTGGCATCGCCGACACCACGCTTTCCCGGCGGATTCTCGTTCTCTTTCGCTGTGCCACGCGTATGTGTACAGAATGGTGCCGATCCTTATCTGGCTCAAGCACGAGTACCTGCTACAACACAGATGGCGCCACTATCCGTCTCCTCTTCCCAAGCACCACTAGCCCGGTCTAGTCTGCTTGGTTTGACAAATGGTGGCGCGAATAGCATCTTGACCCACGAAAGCGTAGCCTCTGCTGAGGACGACCGCATAGTGCCTCCACCGAGCGAAGTCGCGGGTGTTCGCAAAGTGTCATCCGCACGGTCGCTCAAGAGCAAGGCGGCTGCTGTCACAACGATGTCCGACCACAAAGCAGGAGCTCCTTCAAATGGAAAAAAGCGCACTCGATCAGATGAAGTCTCCAAGAGATCCGTCGATGAAACAGGTAAACTattgccgagctcaagctcgccaaggaaACGAGCCAAGTCTGCAGCGGGCAAGGTAGCGTCAAGCAAGACTGCATCAGGTTCCGTGACTGCAAAGAGTCGAGCGGAAGCAAAATCCACCTCAGCCACTAGGCTGACTGCGACAACGCGAGGAACTGTTGCTTCTCGCAAGAAAGCTGCAGCCAGCGTTACAAACAACACGACTGAGAAGTCGATTGCGCCTAAGTCTACTGCGGGCGCAACAGTCGCGGAGGGAAAGTTGGAGGATAGCTCGATGCAATCGCCTGAGAAGGTGGATGCACCGTCGCGCAAGCCAAAGACAGGCTTagcaacgacgacaacgcAGCGAACGGTCGCCAAGAAGGATTCTAGTCTGAGCAAGTCACGTGGTCAATTTGTCAATGTCGGAGCGGCTGAAAGTGTTGGGCCGCCGCAGCGCCTCACGCGGAGTCGCACCCGGAAGAACCTAGTCGATTGACAACGATCCACCCAGACAGCTTTCGACTTCTTGCATCGCATCACAGCATTGATCCGAACCTTGTAGCATATCTGACGGTTGAGTCCGAGGTTACGTGCTAGCCTGTGAGGCGTGGTTGAACCCACGAAACAAGAAAGACCGACTTTCCGGCCGTAAGCGCGAACAAATCAACCTCCACGCAATGTGAATAAAAAAATAATGAAAATTCTCGAGTTAagaattcacgaattgtgaggaaaagaagaaaaaagtGGGACCTTTCTTCTTGGGAAACCTGATCGAACCCTTACCCTTATGCTTTCCTTCGTGCCTTCCATCACCTGGACCACATCGTATCCTCATTATTGTGAAGTGTGGCCGCCAAGGTCCGGTATCTGATGCGTGTCTTGTCATCATGAACCGCTCCATCACAGGCGCTTGGGCCAATCAGCGCAACAGGATATCCTTGAACAGCCCGCTTCCTCCTTCGCCATCCGCCGCTTCGCCTGCTTCCAATATACCCGTCCCACCTCCTCCTGGATCtgcagccgctgccgcGCTAGCtagacagcagcaagcacaagctcaacaaAATGGCGAAGgtgcgacgacgagcaacgaTCCCGTAGACGTcaaagcagcaggagcgaCAGGCTTCACGCCCAGGCCGCGGCAGCATTCTCCTGATCCTGCCTTGGTAGCATCCACGTCCTCACCTGTCAAGCGCAAATCGCGCTCTTCGCGCATCGATGGTAGTGGTGCTGTCGGTTCCTCTACGGggtcgtcatcctcgaaACGGCCCAAAGGTCTCATCTCCAAGCTAATGAACGCTGCCGAAAAGTATACCCCTCCTGCGACCCGTCTCGCTGATCTCGGCGGCATCTCACATGCTATCGAAAAGATTTTGGAACTTATTGCAATGCCTCTGTGTCATCCAGAGATCTACGCTCACACTGGCGTCAAGCCACCTCGAGGTGTTCTGCTGCATGGTCCACCTGGATGTGGTAAGACCATGCTGGCTGGCGCGGTCGCAGGCGAGCTCGGCGTGCCCTTTCTTTCGATCTCGGCTCCCTCAGTCGTTTCTGGCACATCGGGAGAGTCGGAAAAGACCATCCGAGACACGTTTGATGAGGCTGCTTCGATTGCTCCATGCATCCTCTTtatcgacgagatcgatgccATCACGCCGAAACGAGAGACAGCACAGCGAGAGATGGAACGACGTATCGTTGCCCAGCTTCTCACTTCTCTCGATGACCTCAGCTGGGAGAAGACCGATGGAAAGCCAGTTATGATTATTGGCGCCACCAACCGACCGGATAGCCTCGACCCGGCTCTCAGGCGAGCTGGTCGATTCGATCACGAGATCGCCATGGGTGTTCCCGATGAGGATGGACGCGAACAGTAAGTAACAACAGTCTCCCTCAGTAAATCGTCTGCTGCAAACAGGCTGTCATGTACATGATGCAGAACATACACAATGCGCTAGCGGCAATGGGCCGTTCTGTGCGTGTTGGCCTTCGGGCCTCCCATTCAAGTCCCTGACCTTAACAGCTCTGTTTGCAGCAGACAGCGCTCCGCCTGAGCTTGCGGAGCCTCGCTGCTCATCGGTTGAAATGAGCATGAGCTGACCTTTGATTCATCTCGCGACTTTTGTTTCTCCAACCAAAAGGATCCTGCGTGTACTCGCACAAAAGCTTCGTCTCGCTGGCGACTTTGATTTTCGCGCGTTAGCCAAATCTACACCAGGATACGTCGGTGCCGATCTCACTGCTTTGACATCAGCAGCGGGCATTATCGCGGTGAAGCGCATCTTTCAGCAGCTCAGCGAATCCGACTCGCTGCCCTCGAGCCTATCTGCGGCACGCATCTCGCAGGCTATCGGCTTGAACACCAGCGACGGCCAACAAGATGCTGCGGCGTCAGGCGAAGCCGATGTTGAGATGGGTGACTCCGGCGACTCCAATTTTCCGCCTGCTAGTGCCAGCCAGGCCGCCTCCGATGCTGTCCAGGACATTCCAGACTCAGAAATCGTCGTGCGCTCGACTGCCATCGATACTCCGGGTTCTTCCAAGGGCGCTGTTACTCCTGCCACTGCTGATGAAGACGGCACACTAACATCAGTGCCAACAGTAGCTGCGTCTTCCAACGTCCGCCCATCCGCCACTTTCTTCGATGCACTTCCCGAGcacattcgcgattcatCTATTGCTTCCTTCCTCAAGAATCATCCATCGCCTCTCACAGAGGCGCAGCTGGCGCCGCTCGCAATCACCAACGCCGACTTCCTGGTGGCTCTTCCGTCTGTTCAGCCCTCGTCTAAAAGAGAAGGCTTTGCCACGGTGCCAGACGTATCGTGGGCGGACGTGGGAGCTCTGCATTCGACGCGCGATGAGCTTTCTATGGCGATCGTCGAGCCAATCAAGCGACCCGAGCTTTTCCGCTCCGTTGGTGTCTCTGCCTCCTCCGGCGTGCTTCTCTGGGGTCCACCCGGGTGCGGTAAGACGCTTCTCGCCAAAGCGGTTGCCAACGAGTCTCGTGCCAACTTTATCTCCGTCAAGGGACCTGAGTTGCTCAACAAGTACGTCGGTGAATCCGAGAAAGCGGTACGTCAAGTGTTTGCGCGTGCACGAACCTCCTCGCCGTGTGTGATCTTcttcgatgagctcgacgctctcgtACCACGGAGGGACGATTCTCTGTCCGAAAGTTCAAGCAGAGTAGTCAACACGCTACTCACGGAGCTCGATGGCCTGGAGTCGCGCGTTCAGACATACGTCATCGCCGCCACGAATCGGCCGGACATGATCGATCCCGCCATGTGCCGTCCCGGGCGTCTGGACAAGCTGCTGTATGTCGACTTGCCTAAGCCTGATGAGCGCTACGAGATTCTCAAGACCATCACCAGCAAGACGCCGCTGAGCGACGAGGTGAACCTGCAGACGATTGCGTGCGACGACAAGCTAGAGGGATTCTCTGGAGCCGATTTGGCTGCACTGGTTCGCGAAGCGGCTGTGTTGGCGCTTCGCGAGACAATTCTGTTCCATAATTCTCAGCCTGGTACGGTGGCATCTcaggccaagaagagcaacaagGGCGAGCATGAGCGTGTCAAGGTCACGGTCATGCATTCGCACTTTGTGGCAGCGCTATCCAAGATTCAGCCCTCGGTatctgctcagcagcgacgaaAGTATCTGTCGTTGAGAATGAAACTGCAAGGATCCGTGCCGATCGACGCAGCCTCGGGCGGCAACGGTCGCCGCGCTCGGTTCGACGCTGATGCCGATGATCCCAACACTGCTacgcctgctgcttgaaTGTAGGCTTTATGTATTTGTATCTCACTTTCTTTCAACCATACATTTACGCTTCTCGAAACAAACGTTAGTTAACGTTAGTTGACGCTTGGTTCAAGTACGAATCgtcaagattcacgattatcaTGTGGCAATAAAGATCATACTGAGTAGACGCTGGATGCGACATGCAAATCACAGATGGATGAAGCGCCAGTCGAGATATTATCGGGCACTCCAGCACTTACAGCTTGATGGGCTGATTGTGTCCAGCACACCAAACTTGGTCCACCTCCAAGGTCCACGTGGGCAAGTGGTAGATCTTGACCCTAGCACAACCGAGCTTTTTGGCACGCTTGTTACCCTTGACCTCATCCACGTGAATCTCGAGCTTTTCGTCCAGAGTGATGATTTGGCCGGCGAAGAGCACAAAGTTGGTATCGCTTCCGTCAATGTATCccttgagcttgcgcgGGCTGGGAGCGGACAGATACTTCTCGAGCTTCAGGTTGGTGTCGAAGCATGCTTTGCTTCGATGGTCATTCTGAGCCAAGCCGCTGTGAGGGTGGCACAGCGAGTGGTACATGTGAGAGTTTCGTTCCAGACCAAACGTTCCGGTCGGGTTGTGGCAGCCAGCGGGGCCACAGCCGGGTTGCGTGGGACCAATGGGTCCAGAGAGTTGCGGTTTCGACGCGATACCAGCCGAGTCAGAGGTGGGCAAAGCTAGAGCGCCACTGATGGCAAGCGGAACAAGCGTGAGGACGGAAGAAAGCAACATGTTTGAAAGGAGGCGTTCAAGACAGAGAAAGAGTGCAGAGAGTTGTAGTCACAGAGTGATGAGAAGCTGAAGAAGATCCAAAGTGAGGGGGGCGCCGGAGGGGATTTTATACCTATGGCTAGCTCAGGTGTCAGTCACTCAATGTCGGCGGACAACACTTGCCCTTGAATGGCATGCGAGATGCGACTCTCGTGGGCGTAACGCACGACGCTTAGACTTGAGCTTCCTCAGCCGCCACATTGCCCAGTATTTGCCCTGCGATCTTGTTGCTCTTTGGTCACGTCGGACAGCAGCCCACAGTTGCGACGTATTCAATCTTTCGTTTTGTCCAAGTGTCCGAACACCGCCTCATGTGTGCCACCACCGGCATTTCAGCGACAGCTATTGTCGCTTGGCGAGTTTGCTTCAATCCAGGGTCGCGAAGACCCACCGTGCGGGACCATGAGAGCAAAAAGGAGCTTGCGAACCCACTTGCACACACCGCTCGTACTGTATGCCAGCGTGTCGTTTACTTCAGATTGAATCAAGCTCTTGAAAGTGTTACCCAGCTTCGCTtttgctgagcttgagtCTGTCCACAAGATCCAAGACCTGAGTtggatgagctcgagcctGGGCTTTGAGTAGGTCGTCTTGGCTATATTAGGCAACACACGGCTCCCGCACTCTACTTTACACGTACAGTTTCAATTGCTCCACGCGGGGTCAAAGCCGTCCTAACTACAAGCGCCCCCGGCATCCAGCCCACATGCGGCGGAGGGACCGAGGCGGCAAGCCATGTTTTCGTGGACCGGCCCTCGGGGACCGAGCACAAGCAGTCCAGCACGAGCTATGGAGCACAATCTATGAAAGAGTgggtcgagtcgagcagcaaggacCACTGATCTCCGGCTTTACACCGCACACAGACTCCGAGCGGATGAGCTTTTAGCCATCTTTCGCATTGCACTTGTCTCcatcgctcaagctcagcaagaTGCCAGTAACATCTTGAGGAATGCTAGACTCACATTGTAGCTGAGAACACTAGAGTACGATTGGGTGGGATTGACCAGGACACCAGCTCTCACGCACTGTAGACTCTCGCTCAGGCAATAGATAAACCACGACGTCCACACAGCTCTGATCTTGCTCCTTGATAGCTTTCTCCTTTTGGTGGTTAACATGAATCTCGTAATTCTTCAAAGTCACCACGGCATCAGGTTCGAGCATGAAACCTGACACGACCGTGAATTCGACACAAGTGAATCATGTCCGTGGTCAGCTTTGTGCTTGGGCACTTCTGTCGTTCAGAATGCGTTCGGGTCGGGTCAATCTAGACTCACGCTTTCCACTACCATCGATGAAGCCGTCCATCTTCGCAGGGATAGGATTACTCAAACTTGAGGCGATATACCAGCGTGTCTCGAAGCAGGCGCGAGGAACAGACGGGCTGAGAGGAAGACTGGTACCTTGGTCGCACAACAGATGATACGCAACATCGTGCGAGATTAGACCAAATGCGGTATCTGAGCGCGTATGCAGTGTCATGCTGACACAGAGTCTCAAGAACGCGAAGAGGGCGAAGGAAAGGATGAGCGCCGATATCATTGCGAAAACAGAACGGACGGAGTCGTGGGTTGGATTGGGTTGAGGGAGAATGGGAAGTGTTCAAGAGAGAGGTGTGTACGAGGATTA of the Mycosarcoma maydis chromosome 2, whole genome shotgun sequence genome contains:
- a CDS encoding uncharacterized protein (related to RIX7 - AAA-type ATPase required for biogenesis and nuclear export of 60S ribosomal subunits) — its product is MNRSITGAWANQRNRISLNSPLPPSPSAASPASNIPVPPPPGSAAAAALARQQQAQAQQNGEGATTSNDPVDVKAAGATGFTPRPRQHSPDPALVASTSSPVKRKSRSSRIDGSGAVGSSTGSSSSKRPKGLISKLMNAAEKYTPPATRLADLGGISHAIEKILELIAMPLCHPEIYAHTGVKPPRGVLLHGPPGCGKTMLAGAVAGELGVPFLSISAPSVVSGTSGESEKTIRDTFDEAASIAPCILFIDEIDAITPKRETAQREMERRIVAQLLTSLDDLSWEKTDGKPVMIIGATNRPDSLDPALRRAGRFDHEIAMGVPDEDGREQILRVLAQKLRLAGDFDFRALAKSTPGYVGADLTALTSAAGIIAVKRIFQQLSESDSLPSSLSAARISQAIGLNTSDGQQDAAASGEADVEMGDSGDSNFPPASASQAASDAVQDIPDSEIVVRSTAIDTPGSSKGAVTPATADEDGTLTSVPTVAASSNVRPSATFFDALPEHIRDSSIASFLKNHPSPLTEAQLAPLAITNADFLVALPSVQPSSKREGFATVPDVSWADVGALHSTRDELSMAIVEPIKRPELFRSVGVSASSGVLLWGPPGCGKTLLAKAVANESRANFISVKGPELLNKYVGESEKAVRQVFARARTSSPCVIFFDELDALVPRRDDSLSESSSRVVNTLLTELDGLESRVQTYVIAATNRPDMIDPAMCRPGRLDKLLYVDLPKPDERYEILKTITSKTPLSDEVNLQTIACDDKLEGFSGADLAALVREAAVLALRETILFHNSQPGTVASQAKKSNKGEHERVKVTVMHSHFVAALSKIQPSVSAQQRRKYLSLRMKLQGSVPIDAASGGNGRRARFDADADDPNTATPAA